Proteins encoded together in one Chitinophaga lutea window:
- a CDS encoding shikimate kinase yields the protein MKLFLLGFMGAGKSYWGKQLAAHWDLPYFDLDEVIVEREGMPVADIFNTKGEDYFRKREAAVLRELAAENDRFLISCGGGTPCFSDTMDFMNANGVTVWLNPSIPLMVERLQRKQYKRPLIQDLGTEELTAFTEKKLAERQPFYEQSQVIISDDEITLETFEKLIRHA from the coding sequence TTGAAATTATTTCTTCTCGGTTTTATGGGAGCCGGCAAATCCTATTGGGGCAAACAACTGGCGGCGCACTGGGACCTCCCGTACTTCGACCTCGACGAGGTGATCGTTGAGCGGGAAGGCATGCCCGTAGCGGATATCTTCAATACCAAAGGGGAAGATTATTTCCGGAAAAGGGAAGCGGCCGTGCTCCGTGAGCTGGCCGCCGAAAACGACCGGTTTCTCATTTCCTGCGGCGGCGGCACCCCCTGTTTTTCCGATACCATGGACTTCATGAACGCCAACGGTGTCACCGTATGGCTCAACCCTTCCATTCCCCTGATGGTGGAGCGTTTGCAGCGCAAGCAGTACAAACGGCCGCTCATCCAGGACCTCGGTACGGAGGAGCTGACCGCCTTCACGGAGAAAAAATTAGCGGAGCGCCAGCCCTTTTATGAGCAAAGTCAGGTGATCATCAGCGACGATGAAATAACTTTGGAGACATTTGAAAAACTGATCAGGCATGCATAA
- a CDS encoding type II toxin-antitoxin system RelE/ParE family toxin, translated as MVKGPVKVIIADKAKRALKDAYEHIKKDSVKSAEKVRDKLLASIKALAINPHFYPPDKYRQQNDGSYRAYELLKYRITYHVSEDQVTVIRVRHTKMDPLVY; from the coding sequence ATGGTGAAAGGCCCTGTGAAGGTAATAATCGCCGATAAAGCAAAGCGCGCCTTAAAGGACGCATATGAACATATTAAAAAAGATTCAGTTAAGAGTGCTGAAAAAGTAAGAGATAAATTGTTAGCTTCCATAAAGGCCCTTGCTATAAACCCGCATTTTTATCCCCCTGACAAATACCGACAGCAAAACGATGGTTCCTATCGTGCTTACGAACTTTTAAAGTATAGAATTACATATCATGTATCTGAAGATCAGGTTACTGTAATCCGGGTACGCCATACCAAAATGGACCCGTTGGTGTACTAA
- a CDS encoding 4'-phosphopantetheinyl transferase family protein — MWKIGEEEAFFRKTVTIEPEVHHPHKRLQHFAGRYLLVELFPELPVNDIRIMDSRKPYIPGNPYYFSISHCGDYAAAIVSRREHVGIDIELVQPKIGRVAHKFLALREAEFISRTHKLPHQTVCWSAKEAVYKWYGMGGLDFKANMQLQAFPFQNAGMITCDFLKDERMACLDLQYLMDGELCLVWVVGERKG; from the coding sequence GTGTGGAAAATTGGTGAAGAAGAAGCCTTTTTCAGGAAAACCGTTACGATAGAGCCCGAAGTGCACCATCCTCATAAACGGCTGCAGCATTTCGCCGGGCGTTACCTGCTGGTGGAGCTCTTCCCGGAGCTGCCGGTGAACGACATCCGCATCATGGACAGCCGCAAGCCCTATATCCCCGGTAATCCTTATTATTTTTCCATTTCCCATTGCGGCGACTATGCCGCCGCCATCGTGAGCCGCCGCGAGCATGTGGGCATCGACATCGAGCTGGTGCAGCCCAAGATCGGGCGGGTGGCGCACAAGTTCCTGGCGCTGCGGGAGGCCGAATTCATCTCCAGAACCCATAAACTGCCGCATCAGACCGTTTGCTGGAGCGCCAAGGAGGCGGTTTACAAATGGTACGGCATGGGCGGGCTGGATTTTAAGGCCAACATGCAGCTGCAGGCTTTCCCCTTTCAGAACGCCGGCATGATCACCTGCGACTTCCTGAAAGACGAGCGGATGGCCTGCCTGGATCTGCAGTATCTCATGGACGGGGAACTGTGCCTGGTGTGGGTGGTAGGGGAAAGGAAGGGGTAG
- the dcd gene encoding dCTP deaminase has translation MILSDKRILEEIEKGTIVISPYDRKYLGTNSYDVHLGKHLATYADRVLDARKHNEIVHFEIPEEGFVLQPNTLYLGVTLEYTETHAHVPFLEGKSSTGRLGIDIHATAGKGDVGFCNTWTLEISCAQPVKIYAGMPIGQLIYFAVEGEIETFYNKKGNAKYNGRTVRPVESMMWKNEF, from the coding sequence ATGATTCTGTCGGATAAACGGATACTGGAGGAAATCGAAAAGGGCACGATCGTGATCAGCCCTTATGATCGCAAATATTTGGGGACCAACTCCTACGACGTACACCTCGGCAAACACCTGGCCACGTATGCAGACAGGGTGCTGGATGCCCGCAAACACAACGAAATCGTACACTTCGAAATACCGGAAGAGGGCTTCGTGCTGCAGCCGAATACCCTTTACCTCGGCGTAACGCTGGAATACACCGAAACGCACGCCCATGTGCCCTTCCTCGAAGGCAAATCGAGCACGGGCCGCCTGGGTATCGACATCCACGCCACCGCAGGCAAAGGCGACGTGGGTTTCTGCAACACCTGGACGCTCGAGATCTCCTGCGCCCAGCCGGTGAAAATCTACGCGGGCATGCCGATCGGACAACTCATCTACTTCGCCGTGGAAGGAGAAATCGAAACTTTCTACAACAAAAAAGGCAACGCCAAATACAACGGCAGAACGGTTCGCCCCGTAGAAAGCATGATGTGGAAAAACGAGTTCTAA
- a CDS encoding peroxiredoxin family protein — protein sequence MKSVFLFGAALALAACGAQQPGHLTAGNWQGHLLREDGGDIVFNFEVQDSAGKKTIHILNAGERLLVDDVRQEGDSVFIRMPFYDSEFRTALQPDGSLEGRWIRHLADKDVSIAFKGLPGIAERFPAKNPPKFNITGRWPTHFTAPGKADSTFAIGEFVQEGSAVKGTFLTTTGDYRYLQGVVDGDTLKISTFDGSFAYVFTARIENDSTLGNGVFLQGITNRLAFTARKDSSARLQDATTISTVREANATLDFSFPDLNGKPVSIKDERFKNKAVVIQISGSWCPNCMDETRYLSEWYKQNKDRGAEIVMLSYERTTDFEKSKKALESFTKRFDIAYPILITGVTPADPQKTEKTLPQITAIKGFPTTIYLDRQGRVRKVHTGFNGPGTGEHYEEYKHEFNALMDELLKES from the coding sequence ATGAAATCAGTATTCTTATTCGGTGCGGCGCTGGCCCTGGCGGCCTGCGGCGCACAACAACCCGGACATCTGACCGCCGGCAACTGGCAGGGCCACCTGCTGCGCGAAGACGGCGGCGATATCGTGTTCAACTTCGAAGTGCAGGACAGCGCCGGCAAAAAGACCATTCACATCCTCAACGCCGGCGAACGTTTGCTGGTGGATGATGTGCGGCAGGAGGGAGACTCCGTTTTCATCCGCATGCCTTTTTACGACTCCGAGTTCCGCACCGCGCTGCAACCCGACGGCAGCCTCGAAGGCCGCTGGATACGGCACCTGGCAGACAAAGATGTGAGCATCGCCTTTAAGGGATTGCCCGGCATCGCCGAACGTTTCCCCGCGAAGAACCCGCCGAAATTCAACATCACCGGCCGCTGGCCCACGCATTTCACCGCCCCCGGCAAGGCAGATTCCACTTTCGCCATCGGTGAGTTCGTGCAGGAAGGCAGCGCCGTGAAAGGCACGTTCCTCACCACCACCGGCGACTACCGTTACCTGCAAGGCGTGGTAGACGGCGATACGCTGAAGATCTCCACCTTCGACGGCTCGTTCGCCTATGTGTTCACCGCCAGAATCGAGAACGATTCCACCCTCGGCAACGGCGTGTTCCTGCAGGGCATCACCAACAGGCTGGCGTTCACCGCCCGGAAAGACAGCAGCGCCCGTTTGCAGGACGCTACCACCATTTCGACCGTCAGGGAAGCGAACGCCACGCTCGATTTCAGCTTCCCCGACCTCAACGGCAAGCCCGTGTCGATCAAAGACGAACGTTTCAAAAACAAAGCCGTGGTGATACAGATCTCCGGTTCCTGGTGCCCCAACTGCATGGATGAAACCAGGTACCTGAGCGAGTGGTATAAACAGAATAAAGACCGCGGCGCGGAGATCGTGATGCTCAGCTATGAGCGCACCACCGATTTTGAGAAATCAAAGAAGGCGCTCGAAAGTTTCACCAAACGGTTCGACATCGCGTATCCCATCCTGATCACCGGCGTAACACCGGCAGACCCGCAGAAAACGGAAAAAACGCTGCCGCAGATCACGGCCATCAAGGGCTTCCCCACCACCATTTACCTCGACAGGCAGGGCCGCGTGCGCAAGGTGCACACCGGGTTCAACGGGCCGGGTACGGGCGAGCATTATGAGGAATACAAACATGAGTTCAATGCGTTGATGGACGAGTTATTGAAGGAGAGTTAA
- a CDS encoding YggS family pyridoxal phosphate-dependent enzyme, giving the protein MAVNLANYRQVLSTIEPYHARLVAVSKIKPVQDIRALYDAGQRIFGENYVQEMVDKENQLPKDIQWHFIGHLQSNKVKYIAPFVSMIHGVDSLKLLQEINKQAAKNGRVIDCLLQVFIATEETKFGLDEAELYGVLDGAKELQHVRIAGLMGMASNTDDEARIRAEFRTLKTLHAAVAEKYFAGSGTFKELSTGMSGDYPIALEEGSTLVRIGSLLFGARNYA; this is encoded by the coding sequence ATGGCAGTGAATTTAGCGAACTACCGGCAGGTGCTTTCAACGATCGAACCATACCATGCCCGCCTGGTAGCCGTATCGAAAATCAAACCCGTACAGGATATACGGGCGCTGTACGATGCAGGCCAGCGCATATTCGGAGAGAACTACGTGCAGGAAATGGTGGACAAGGAAAACCAGCTGCCCAAAGACATCCAATGGCATTTCATCGGCCACCTGCAAAGCAACAAGGTTAAATACATCGCGCCGTTCGTGAGCATGATCCATGGGGTCGACAGCCTGAAGCTGCTCCAGGAGATCAATAAACAGGCTGCGAAGAACGGCCGCGTGATCGACTGCCTGCTGCAGGTGTTCATCGCCACCGAAGAAACGAAGTTCGGCCTTGACGAAGCGGAGCTGTACGGGGTGCTCGACGGTGCGAAGGAACTGCAGCATGTACGCATCGCCGGCCTGATGGGCATGGCCAGCAATACGGACGATGAAGCCCGCATCCGGGCGGAGTTCCGTACACTGAAAACACTGCACGCCGCCGTGGCGGAAAAGTATTTCGCCGGCAGCGGCACGTTTAAGGAATTATCCACCGGCATGAGCGGTGATTACCCGATAGCCCTCGAAGAAGGCAGTACGCTGGTGCGTATCGGCAGCCTGCTGTTCGGGGCAAGAAACTATGCTTAA
- a CDS encoding acyl-CoA dehydrogenase, with protein sequence MHFQLTEEHLMIQKAARDFAVNELLPGVIERDEQQKFPAEQIKKLGELGFMGMMVDPQYGGAGLDTVSYVLAMEEISKIDASASVVMSVNNSLVCWGLEAFGNEEQKQKYLVPLAKGEIIGAFLLSEPEAGSDATSQRTIGEDKGDHYLVNGTKNWITNGNSASVYLVMVQTHPEKGSKGINALIIEKNTPGVSIGAKENKLGIRGSDTHSVMFQDVKVPKENRIGEDGFGFKFAMKTLGGGRIGIASQALGIASGAYELALKYSKTRKAFGKEISQHQAIQFKLADMATRIEASRLLCLRAAWEKDNHLDYTLSGSMAKVYASETAMWVTTEAVQVHGGYGYVKEYHVERLMRDAKITQIYEGTSEVQRIVISRSILGH encoded by the coding sequence ATGCATTTTCAGTTAACGGAAGAACACCTGATGATTCAGAAGGCAGCACGGGATTTTGCGGTGAATGAACTGCTCCCCGGCGTGATTGAAAGGGACGAACAGCAGAAATTCCCCGCGGAACAAATTAAAAAACTGGGCGAACTGGGCTTTATGGGCATGATGGTAGACCCTCAATATGGTGGCGCCGGACTGGACACGGTTTCTTATGTACTGGCGATGGAAGAGATTTCAAAAATAGACGCATCGGCGTCTGTGGTGATGAGCGTGAACAACTCGCTCGTATGCTGGGGCCTCGAAGCCTTCGGCAATGAAGAACAGAAACAGAAATACCTCGTACCGCTGGCCAAAGGCGAGATCATCGGCGCCTTTCTGCTGAGCGAGCCGGAAGCGGGCTCCGACGCTACGTCGCAGCGCACCATCGGGGAAGACAAAGGCGACCATTACCTCGTGAACGGCACCAAAAACTGGATCACCAACGGCAACTCCGCCAGCGTGTACCTGGTGATGGTGCAAACGCATCCCGAAAAAGGCAGCAAAGGCATCAACGCCCTCATCATCGAAAAAAACACGCCGGGCGTGAGCATCGGCGCGAAGGAAAATAAACTCGGCATCCGCGGCAGCGATACGCACAGCGTGATGTTCCAGGACGTGAAAGTGCCCAAGGAAAACCGCATCGGCGAAGACGGCTTCGGTTTCAAGTTCGCGATGAAAACCCTGGGCGGCGGCCGCATCGGCATCGCCTCGCAGGCCCTCGGCATCGCCAGCGGCGCGTACGAACTGGCGCTGAAATATTCCAAAACGCGCAAGGCCTTCGGCAAGGAAATCAGCCAGCACCAGGCCATACAGTTCAAGCTGGCCGACATGGCCACCCGCATCGAAGCATCCCGCCTGCTGTGCCTGCGCGCGGCGTGGGAGAAAGATAACCACCTCGACTATACGCTCAGCGGCTCCATGGCCAAGGTGTATGCGTCCGAAACCGCCATGTGGGTCACCACCGAAGCGGTGCAGGTGCACGGCGGTTATGGGTACGTAAAGGAATACCACGTGGAAAGACTGATGCGCGACGCCAAGATCACGCAGATATACGAAGGCACCTCCGAAGTGCAGCGTATCGTGATCAGCCGCAGCATACTCGGCCACTAA
- a CDS encoding arginase — MKNIKIIEVKSEIGAGTRGASLGVEAIKIAALDFMSNFFVHFPTESVETENRLLFEPIESPYAKRIKGTYTMYERVSKAVCDTVKANWFPVVLSGDHSTAGATIAGLKIARPKAKLGVIWIDAHADLHTPYTTPSGNMHGMPLAVSIAEDNKDHMVHEVDDNTVRMWNALKNIGKIAPKVLPEDIVFISLRDYEKEEEHLIKKHGMKVITTGEVRRKGAESVARSIFRYLSDCEYIYVSFDVDSLDASISRGTGTPVSNGLREREAEDLISKFMQHRKICCFEITEVNPTLDRENLMAEIAFNILQRSVNVLMMN, encoded by the coding sequence ATGAAGAATATCAAGATCATTGAGGTTAAGTCCGAAATCGGGGCCGGTACCCGCGGGGCCAGCCTCGGCGTGGAAGCGATCAAGATCGCGGCGCTCGATTTCATGAGCAACTTCTTTGTACACTTTCCTACGGAATCGGTAGAAACGGAAAACAGGCTGCTGTTTGAGCCCATCGAAAGCCCTTACGCCAAACGCATCAAAGGCACCTATACCATGTACGAAAGAGTGAGCAAAGCCGTGTGCGATACCGTCAAGGCCAACTGGTTCCCCGTTGTACTGTCCGGCGACCACAGCACCGCCGGCGCCACCATTGCCGGTCTCAAAATAGCGCGGCCCAAAGCCAAACTCGGCGTCATCTGGATAGACGCGCACGCCGACCTCCACACCCCTTACACCACGCCTTCCGGCAACATGCACGGCATGCCGCTGGCAGTGTCCATCGCGGAAGACAATAAAGACCATATGGTGCATGAGGTGGACGATAACACCGTCCGGATGTGGAACGCCCTGAAGAACATCGGCAAGATCGCTCCCAAGGTACTGCCGGAAGATATCGTGTTCATTTCCCTGCGCGACTACGAAAAGGAAGAGGAGCACCTCATCAAGAAACACGGCATGAAGGTGATCACTACCGGCGAAGTGCGGCGCAAGGGCGCGGAAAGCGTGGCCCGCAGCATATTCCGGTACCTGAGCGACTGTGAGTACATCTATGTATCGTTCGATGTGGACAGCCTCGACGCATCCATCTCCCGCGGCACCGGCACCCCTGTCAGCAACGGCCTGCGGGAAAGGGAGGCGGAAGATCTCATCTCCAAATTCATGCAGCACCGCAAAATCTGCTGCTTCGAAATCACGGAAGTCAATCCCACCCTCGACCGCGAGAACCTCATGGCGGAGATCGCCTTTAACATCCTGCAGCGCAGCGTGAACGTGCTGATGATGAATTAA
- a CDS encoding DUF3810 domain-containing protein: MSSIMFRQVKLETTDPVKKQLTGIAVSILAILILNAVFAAGGWLADLYFHRWYHFISTVLRKLLGKIPFSIGDVIYSVWIIISVVFLLRMLYSLVRGRWSELLLLSLKGVKSVLVLYFIFLLFWGGHYRRHTYVKEMGFGVEKYTTADLYLLADTLVQLTNRDKLALPAQPDSLPGITFKTAAGCYADAARTWPSLTYTPPSLKPALFGEYLNYIGVTGYLNPFTNEAQVNTTVPAFLQPFTTCHEIAHQLGFAPEEDANFVGYITASRSPDPRFRYAANFEMLSYTIRQLARRNGYLARLVWSRTLPAIREDTRAVILFYREYEGPMDDYSAVLYDQYLKANRQEQGIRSYSEVVGWLMAYYKL, translated from the coding sequence ATGTCATCTATCATGTTCCGTCAGGTTAAATTGGAAACAACCGACCCGGTTAAAAAACAACTAACAGGTATAGCCGTCAGCATACTGGCCATTCTGATCCTGAATGCGGTATTTGCAGCGGGAGGCTGGCTGGCTGACTTGTATTTTCATAGGTGGTACCATTTCATCAGTACAGTCTTAAGAAAATTACTGGGCAAGATACCCTTTAGTATCGGCGATGTAATATACAGCGTCTGGATAATAATCAGTGTAGTATTTTTATTAAGAATGTTGTACAGCCTGGTGCGCGGGCGATGGAGCGAACTGCTGCTGCTGTCCCTCAAAGGGGTGAAGTCCGTACTGGTACTTTATTTTATTTTCCTGCTGTTCTGGGGCGGCCATTACCGCCGCCATACCTATGTGAAGGAGATGGGTTTCGGGGTGGAAAAATACACCACCGCGGATCTGTACCTGCTGGCCGATACGCTGGTGCAGCTCACCAACCGCGATAAACTGGCGCTGCCGGCCCAACCGGATTCGTTACCCGGCATTACCTTCAAAACGGCGGCCGGCTGTTATGCCGATGCCGCCCGCACCTGGCCTTCGCTGACCTACACGCCGCCTTCGCTCAAACCGGCGCTGTTCGGGGAATACCTCAATTACATCGGCGTTACCGGCTACCTGAACCCCTTCACCAACGAGGCGCAGGTGAATACGACGGTGCCCGCTTTCCTGCAGCCTTTTACCACCTGCCATGAAATTGCCCACCAGCTGGGTTTTGCGCCGGAAGAAGATGCGAACTTCGTGGGGTATATTACCGCGAGCCGCTCTCCGGACCCGCGTTTCCGTTATGCCGCCAATTTTGAAATGCTTTCTTATACCATCCGCCAGCTGGCGCGCCGCAACGGTTACCTGGCCCGCCTGGTGTGGAGCCGCACGCTGCCGGCCATCCGGGAAGATACCCGCGCGGTGATCCTGTTCTACCGGGAATACGAGGGCCCGATGGACGATTATTCCGCCGTGCTGTACGACCAGTACCTGAAGGCCAACCGGCAGGAGCAGGGCATCCGCAGTTACAGTGAAGTGGTGGGCTGGCTTATGGCGTATTACAAACTTTAA
- a CDS encoding fructosamine kinase family protein, whose protein sequence is MIDDIIKRELSETLSAQLSVKIQINRAERIQGGDINETFRLDTNEGKWFLKMNDARKYPDMFVREHDGLEELRHAAALFVPKPLCTGTAGHRAFLVTEFVEKGGAAPDFWESFAAGMARLHQHTKPFYGLQSANYIGSIKQYNTPYSTWPVFYAFNRLTPLAKMAYDRHRMDKDMLKQLESLCRRLPELFPDEPPALLHGDLWSGNFLVGANGKACIFDPAVYYGHREMDLAMTRLFGGFDTRFYYTYQAIRPLESGWQQRIGLCQLYPLLVHLNLFGGSYYNDVKEILAVTN, encoded by the coding sequence ATGATAGATGACATTATAAAACGGGAATTGAGCGAAACCCTGTCCGCGCAATTATCGGTGAAAATACAGATTAATCGCGCTGAGCGGATACAGGGAGGCGATATTAATGAAACATTCCGGCTGGACACGAACGAGGGCAAATGGTTCCTGAAAATGAACGATGCCCGCAAATACCCCGATATGTTCGTGCGGGAGCACGACGGGCTGGAGGAGCTGCGCCACGCCGCCGCGCTGTTCGTACCGAAACCCCTCTGCACGGGCACGGCCGGCCACCGGGCGTTCCTCGTCACGGAGTTCGTTGAAAAAGGCGGCGCCGCGCCCGATTTCTGGGAGAGCTTCGCGGCCGGCATGGCCCGGCTGCACCAGCATACCAAACCTTTCTACGGCCTGCAGTCCGCCAACTATATCGGTTCCATCAAACAATACAACACACCCTACAGCACCTGGCCGGTGTTTTATGCGTTCAACCGCCTGACGCCGCTGGCGAAGATGGCGTATGACCGGCACCGGATGGACAAAGACATGCTGAAGCAGCTGGAATCGCTGTGCCGCCGCCTGCCGGAGCTGTTCCCCGACGAGCCGCCCGCATTGCTGCACGGCGATCTGTGGAGCGGTAATTTTTTGGTGGGGGCTAACGGCAAGGCCTGTATTTTCGACCCCGCCGTGTATTACGGCCATCGCGAAATGGACCTCGCCATGACGAGGCTGTTCGGGGGATTCGATACCCGTTTCTACTACACCTACCAGGCCATCCGCCCGCTGGAGAGCGGCTGGCAGCAACGCATAGGGCTATGCCAGCTGTACCCCCTGCTGGTACACCTGAACCTGTTCGGCGGCAGTTACTACAATGATGTAAAAGAGATTCTCGCTGTTACAAATTAA
- a CDS encoding PAS domain-containing hybrid sensor histidine kinase/response regulator → MKSYKAPYSADNMTPKGRIGRTTKNTLKSPAAPTEGLPPIFALPIAVYLQNTNAGVLVSDERHRFIWGNDVFMSYFNTGRPYKGNLIDKTFRAMIDYCAPYLSDPAGFEVKMKELRKRKKPFFGWELTFKTGEIREVSYIPVFDGATFAGSIWQIVDVTRHRLWQEELRRTDEKYRTILDNLNAGLCETDLEGNIVKVYESFCRLSGYTEEELLGRNITDIFVPEENREYARNLRRYRVEKKVALLYDMEIVLKDGTRKWVLASSGNIYDRDGVPVGGVGLHMDITPQKALQKELEAAKQAAEDAQRTQKEFLANMSHEIRTPLNAIIGMAHLLDETALSDEQKEYIKILKHSSGILHGLITDILDISKIEAGKQELHPREFDLRELIQSMRHTFQLKLGQKPVKLTVELDKRIDSLLIGDDMILNQILMNLLGNAEKFTKEGEIAIRVYLDNMQGNTLWLKFQVCDTGIGIEKDKLELVFQNYKQAEKDIRERYGGTGLGLAIAKQLVELQGGQISVEEEGPEFRTCFSFNLPFIDTRKPLAGTADPDMENKYSRIDFGQSRVLVVEDNPMNLKYILSLLEKYKIDYQLATNGPDALYFLESRQYDLVLMDIRIPGMDGFELARKIREDESRPNVATPVIATTAAAMPSTVTLARSIGITDILTKPYTPDQLLQVLNKYLNEDETEIIMEVQNISGYEFHPALDVRYLNTLYESNIGYAIDLFEIFVMTIREEMAKLEAVAKDNDWEKLKFQVHKIKPNFSMVGLTWITARMEQLEGHLRKADELHMIPGMLQEISTELNKQFPTIESELQKMQAFVKGQEQ, encoded by the coding sequence ATGAAATCCTATAAAGCCCCCTATTCCGCAGATAATATGACACCCAAAGGAAGAATAGGACGGACGACGAAAAACACGCTGAAGTCACCTGCTGCCCCAACTGAAGGGTTGCCGCCTATCTTTGCCCTGCCTATTGCCGTTTATTTACAGAATACCAACGCCGGCGTGCTGGTTTCCGATGAACGTCACCGCTTCATCTGGGGAAACGACGTGTTCATGAGCTATTTCAACACCGGCCGTCCCTACAAAGGTAACCTCATCGACAAAACTTTCCGGGCCATGATCGACTATTGTGCGCCCTACCTGTCCGATCCGGCGGGTTTTGAGGTGAAAATGAAGGAGTTGCGTAAACGTAAAAAACCATTCTTCGGCTGGGAACTCACCTTTAAAACAGGCGAAATCCGGGAAGTGAGCTATATACCGGTGTTCGACGGCGCCACATTCGCCGGCAGCATCTGGCAGATCGTGGACGTGACCCGGCACCGCCTCTGGCAGGAGGAACTGCGCCGGACGGATGAAAAATACCGCACCATCCTCGACAATCTCAACGCCGGCCTCTGCGAAACGGACTTGGAAGGCAACATCGTGAAGGTTTACGAGAGTTTCTGCCGCCTGTCCGGCTACACGGAGGAAGAACTGCTCGGCCGCAACATCACCGATATATTCGTACCGGAGGAAAACCGGGAATATGCCCGCAACCTCCGCCGGTACCGGGTGGAGAAAAAGGTGGCCCTCCTCTATGATATGGAGATCGTGCTGAAAGACGGCACCCGCAAATGGGTGCTCGCCAGCTCGGGGAACATTTACGACCGCGACGGCGTGCCCGTCGGCGGGGTGGGGCTCCATATGGACATCACCCCCCAGAAAGCCCTGCAAAAGGAGCTGGAGGCGGCCAAACAGGCGGCGGAAGACGCCCAGCGCACCCAGAAGGAGTTCCTGGCCAATATGAGCCACGAAATCCGCACGCCCCTCAACGCCATCATCGGCATGGCTCACCTGCTCGATGAAACGGCCCTCAGCGACGAACAGAAAGAATACATCAAAATACTCAAACATTCCTCCGGCATCCTGCACGGCCTGATCACCGACATCCTCGACATTTCCAAGATCGAGGCCGGCAAACAGGAACTGCACCCCCGGGAGTTCGACCTGCGCGAGCTTATCCAGAGCATGCGCCACACCTTCCAGCTGAAACTGGGGCAAAAACCGGTCAAACTGACGGTGGAACTGGACAAACGCATCGATTCACTGCTGATTGGTGATGATATGATTTTGAACCAGATACTGATGAATTTGTTAGGAAATGCAGAGAAATTCACCAAAGAAGGCGAAATTGCCATCCGCGTGTACCTCGACAATATGCAGGGGAACACGCTCTGGCTCAAATTCCAGGTATGCGATACCGGCATAGGAATTGAAAAGGATAAACTGGAACTGGTATTCCAGAACTACAAGCAGGCGGAAAAAGACATCCGCGAACGGTACGGGGGCACGGGCCTCGGCCTGGCCATCGCCAAACAGCTGGTAGAACTGCAGGGCGGACAGATCAGCGTGGAAGAGGAAGGACCGGAATTCCGGACCTGTTTCAGCTTCAACCTGCCCTTCATCGACACCCGCAAGCCGCTTGCCGGCACGGCAGACCCGGACATGGAAAACAAGTATTCCCGGATCGACTTCGGTCAGTCGAGAGTACTGGTGGTGGAAGACAACCCGATGAACCTGAAGTACATCCTCAGCCTGCTCGAGAAATACAAAATAGATTACCAGCTGGCCACCAACGGTCCCGATGCGCTGTATTTCCTCGAATCGAGGCAGTACGACCTGGTGCTGATGGACATCCGGATACCGGGTATGGACGGGTTCGAGCTGGCCAGGAAGATCAGGGAAGATGAAAGCCGGCCCAATGTGGCCACACCGGTGATCGCCACTACGGCGGCGGCCATGCCGAGCACGGTGACGCTGGCGCGCAGCATCGGCATCACGGACATCCTTACCAAGCCCTATACGCCTGATCAGCTGTTGCAGGTATTGAACAAATACCTCAATGAAGACGAAACAGAAATTATTATGGAAGTGCAAAATATAAGTGGATACGAATTCCATCCTGCATTGGATGTGAGATACCTGAACACGCTGTATGAAAGCAATATCGGTTACGCGATCGACCTGTTCGAGATTTTTGTGATGACCATCCGGGAAGAAATGGCCAAACTGGAAGCCGTAGCCAAAGATAACGACTGGGAGAAGCTGAAGTTCCAGGTACATAAAATCAAACCTAACTTTTCGATGGTGGGCCTTACCTGGATAACCGCCAGGATGGAACAGCTGGAAGGCCATCTGCGCAAAGCGGATGAGCTGCATATGATTCCCGGTATGCTGCAGGAAATTTCCACCGAACTGAACAAACAGTTCCCCACTATTGAAAGCGAGCTGCAGAAAATGCAGGCATTTGTGAAAGGACAGGAGCAATAA